The Leifsonia poae region CGTGTTCCTGCAGATCACGGCGAATGCGACCGACGACCTGGCGATCCCCGAGCGTCCGTTCACCTTCGGACAGCTCATCCAGGCCCAGGCCGCGGGCGACGCAAGCGTGCTCGGACAGCACGGCCGTCCCGTTCTGACCCTCAATCTGACGGACCCCGAGGCCGACCTCGTCGCGCTGTTCGAGGCCGTCAACTAGTCGCGACCGCCCGCATCCAAGGAGCTTCATGTCCCCGGTGGAAATCACCCCGGAGTTCAACCCCCTGCGGTTGTCCTCCGATCGCCGCCTCAACCGGATCGCCGGTCCGAGCAGCCTGATCATCTTCGGCGTGACAGGCGACCTGTCACGCAAGAAGCTGATGCCGGCCGTGTACGACCTCGCCAATCGCGGCCTGCTCCCGCCCGGCTTCTCGCTGGTCGGCTTCGCACGCCGCGACTGGGAGGACCAGGATTTCGAGAAGGTCGTCTACGACGCCGTCAAGCAGTACGCCCGCACCCCGTTCCAGGATGAGGTCTGGCAGCAACTCGCCCAGGGCATCAGGTTCGTTCCGGGCGAGTTCGACGACGACGACGCATTCCAGCGTCTCAAAGCGACCGTCGAGTCGCTCGACAAGGAACGTGGAACGATGGGCAACCACGCGTTCTACCTCTCGATCCCGCCGAAGGCGTTCCCGCTCGTCACCGAGCAATTGCGCCGCTCCGGTCTCGCCGAACAGAACGACGGCGGCGGTTGGCGCCGCGTCGTCATCGAGAAGCCGTTCGGCAGCGACCTCAAGACGGCCCGCGAGCTCAACGCCGTCGTCGAATCGGTCTTCCCGGCCGACTCGGTGTTCCGGATCGACCACTACCTCGGCAAAGAGACGGTGCAGAACATCCTGGCGCTGCGGTTCGCGAACGAACTGTACGAACCGATCTGGAACGCCAACTATGTCGACCACGTGCAGATCACGATGGCAGAAGACATCGGCGTCGGCGGTCGGGCCGGATACTACGACGGCATCGGGGCGGCGCGCGACGTCATCCAGAACCACCTCCTGCAACTTCTGGCGCTGACCGCGATGGAGGAGCCGATCTCGTTCGACGCCGCCGACCTGCGGGCCGAGAAGGAGAAGGTCCTCGCCGCCGTGCGGCTGCCGAAGGACCTCGCCACGGCCACCGCGCGCGGTCAATACTCAAGCGGATGGCAGGGCGGGGAAAAGGTCGTCGGCTTCCTGGACGAAGACGGGATGAACCCCGAGTCGACTACGGAAACCTACGCGGCCATCAAGCTCGACATCGGCACCCGCCGGTGGGCGGGAGTGCCGTTCTACCTTCGGGCCGGCAAGCGGCTCGGTCGCCGCGTCACCGAGATCGCCGTGGTCTTCAAGCGCGCCCCGCAGCAGCTCTTCGCCGAGAGTCAGACGTCAGCGCTCGGCCAGAACGCGCTCGTCATCCGCGTGCAGCCCGACGAAGGGGTGACGATCCGCTTCGGTTCGAAGGTTCCCGGCGCCGGCATGCAGGTACGCGATGTGAGCATGGACTTCGGCTATGGGCACGCCTTCACCGAGGCGAGCCCGGAGGCGTACGAGCGCCTCATCCTGGATGTGCTGCTCGGTGACCCGCCGCTGTTCCCCCGTCATGAGGAGGTCGAGCTCTCCTGGAAGATCCTCGACCCGATCGAAGAGTTCTGGACGACCCAGGGTCAGCCAGAACAGTACCGTCCCGGCACGTGGGGTCCGAGTTCAGCCGATGAGCTGCTCGCACGCGACGGCCGCGTTTGGAGGCGTCCATGATCGTCGATCTGCCCGACACGACAACGAGCAAGGTCTCGAAGGCCCTGGTCAAGATCCGCGAGGAGGGCGGCGCCGTCGCCCTCGGGCGTGTGCTGACCCTGGTCATCGCCACGAATCTCGGTCAGGAGGAGGAGGCCATCGAGGCCGCCAACGACGCCTCGCGCGAGCATCCCATGCGCGTGATCGTCGTCTCCACCGAGGAGGAACGCTCCACCACGAACGGTGACGGCCGACTCGACGCTCAGATCCGCGTCGGCGGCGACGCCGGCGCAAGCGAGGTCATCGTGCTGCGCGCCTACGGCGAGACCGCCAGCGACGAGGAGGGGCTCGTCACGGGACTGCTGCTCCCCGACGCTCCGGTCGTCGTCTGGTGGCCGGGCATCGCCCCCGAGGTCGTCTCCCGATCGCCGCTCGGCCGCATCGCGACGCGCCGCATCACCGACGCGTCGGCTCAGCCCGATCCTCAGGCAGCGCTCCAGCATCTCTCGAAGACGTACGCCCCCGGCGACACCGACTTCGCCTGGACCAGGCTCACCCTGTGGCGGGCGCAGCTCGCCGCCGTTCTCGACCAGCCGCCGTACGAGCCGATCGAGAACGTGGAGGTCGCGGGTGCGGCCGACTCGCCCTCGACGGTGCTTCTCGCCGCTTGGCTCTCGCTGCAGCTGCAGGTTCCGGTCCAGCACGACCTGACGTCGCGCGCCACCGGCTCCAGCGGCATCCACGGGGTCCGGATGGGGCGGGCATCGGGAGTGATCGAACTCGAAAGAGAGATCCCCAACATCGCGCGCCTCTCGCAGCCCAACCAGCCCACGCACGATCTGTCGCTCCCGCGGCGGAGCCTGCGCGACTGCCTCGCCGAGGAACTGCGCCGGTTGGACCCCGACGACCTGTACGGTGAGGTGATCACCAAAGGGCTCGACCAGCTCGAGGCCGCCGACACGGGAGTGGGCAGCAAGGGATGACGAACGAACGGCGGGTGCTCGTTCACCCCGACAAACAAGCCCTCACCGGTTCGGTCGCGGCGCGCTTCCTGACTAAGACCGTCGACATCCTCGACGACCTCGGTGAAGCGAACATCGTATTGACCGGCGGTACGGTTGGCATCGCCGTGCTGGAGGCTGTGAACGCCTCCACCGCGCGCGATAGCGTCGACTGGACCAAGGTGCATTTCTGGTGGGGCGACGAACGATTCGTCCCCAAGGCGAGTGAAGACCGGAACGATCTCCTGGCCTTCCGGGCACTGATCGATCACATCGCTGTTCCGCCAGAGAACGTTCACGCGTTCCCCGCGTCCGACGAGATCGAGAGCATCGACGAGGCCGCCGCCGTCTACGCGGCTGAGCTCGAGGCTTTCGCCCCCGACGGGGCGAAGCAGCCCCGGTTCGACATCACCTTCCTCGGCGTCGGACCGGATGGCCACATCGCCTCGCTATTCCCCGACCGCGCGGGCATCCGCGAGGCGGAGGCGACGGTCATCGCGGTGCGCGACTCGCCGAAGCCTCCGCTGGAGCGCCTCAGCCTCACCCGGCCGGTGCTGAACTCCTCCGACCGCATCTGGCTGGTCCTCGCCGGCGCCGACAAGGCGTCCGCGCTCGGCCTGGCGCTGGCCGGCGCGAGCTACACCGAGGTTCCGGTGGCCGGGGCGAAAGGTCGCAAGCGCACCGTGTTCTTCGTCGACAAGGACGCCGCGGCCGAGGTTCCCGAGAACCTCATCGCCCCCAGTTACTGATCGTGAACGAGAAGAGGGGCCCGGATGCGAATCCGGGCCCCTCTTCGTGGTTTGGTTGACGACTCGTCAGACCGACGAAACCGCTAGCTCGTGGCAGTCAGCTTGCCACGACGGGCACGCAACTGATTGAGCGCATCTTCGAGAAGCTGCTCGGCTTCTTCCTCCGTGCGACGCTCCTTCACGTAGGCGAGGTGTGTCTTGTACGGTTCGAGCTTCGCCACCGACGGCGGGTTCTCCTTGTCACGGCCGGCGGGAAGACCCGACGACGGCGAGTCGATGACCTCGGGGATCTCCTCGTCGGGCAGGTTCGCCGCGAAGTGGCGAACAGTCTCGTTGCCGAGGGCGTCCCAATAGGAGACTGTGATGCGTTCCGCGTGGAAACCGCGATCCTGCTCCCCCATCGGTCCGGCGCCGACGCGCGAACCCCGAATTGCACTTCCTCCGGATGCCATTTTGCTCCTCGCTGTGTTGACGCTGTTGTGCGGCGCGGGGCGCTTACGCGCCCGAATCGAACTTGGTGATCAGGCCCAGGACCACGATGCAGATGATCCAGATCAGTCCGAGGATCACCGTGATGCGGTTGAGGTTGCGCTCGGCCACACCGGAGGCACCGAGGTTCGAGGTGACACCGCCGCCGAACATGTCGGACAAACCACCACCGCGCCCCTTGTGCAGGAGGATGAGCAGCGTCAGCAGGAGGCTGGTGATGCCCAGCAGCACCTGCAGGACGACCTGGAGAATTTGCACGAGAAACCTTTCGGAACGCGACCGGACTCTGTGCCCGGGAAGACCAACGACCAGTATAACCGCAGGCGGCTTGCGAGAGCCGCCTGCGTTCGGGTGAGCCTAGAGCCCGACGTGCTTCTGGTAGCGGACGATGCTCGCGAACTCCGCAACGTCGAGGCTCGCGCCGCCGACGAGTGCGCCGTCGACGTTCGGCTCGCGCATGAAGCTGGCGATGTTCCCCGATTTGACCGAGCCACCGTAAAGTATGCGCGTCTTGGCAGCGACATCCTCGCCCAACACCTCGACCAGAACGGCCCGAAGAGCGGCGGCGACCTGCTCGGCCTGCTCGGGCGTCGCCGCCTGGCCGGAGCCGATGGCCCAGACCGGCTCATACGCCACCACGATGTCGGCAGCGGACTTCACACCCACGAGTGCCGCCCGCAGCTGTGCCACCGGCACGGCGCTGGCGCCGTGGGTCTCCAGGTCTTCCGCCGTTTCACCGACGCAGATGATCGGGGACAGGTTGTGCGCCAGAGCGGCCGCGACCTTGCCGGCGACCTGCTCGTCGGTCTCGTTGTGCAGCGTGCGCCGCTCCGAGTGTCCGATGATCACATACCGGCATTCCAGCTGCGCCAGGAAGCTCGCCGAGATCTCGCCGGTGAACGCACCGGACTCGTGTTCGGAGACGTCCTGGCCGCCGAACGCGAGCGGCAGCTTGTCCGCCGAGACCAGGGTCTGCACGCTCCGGAGGTCGGTGAACGGCGGGAACACCGAGACCTCGACAGCCGAGAAGTCGTGCGAGGCGTCTTTAAGGCTCCACGCGAGCTTCTGCACGAACGCGATCGCCTGCAGGTGATCGAGGTTCATCTTCCAGTTGCCGGCGATGAGCGGCGTACGCCGCACGCTCGAGCTCACTGCTGCCATCCGAGGACCTCCAGTCCCGGCAGGTGCTTGCCCTCGAGGAACTCGAGGCTCGCACCGCCACCCGTAGAAATGTGACCGAATTGGTCGTCGCGGAAGCCGAGCGCGCGCACGGCCGCCGCGGAGTCGCCCCCGCCGACGACGCCGAGGCCGTCGACCTCGGTCAGCGCCTGCGCGACCGCTTTCGTGCCGGCCGCGAACGGCGCGAGCTCGAACACACCCATCGGACCGTTCCAGAAGACCGTTCGGGCTCCGCGCACATATTCGGCGAAGAGTTGGCTCGTCGCCGGACCGATGTCGAGACCGAGGCCGCTCGAGCCCCAATCGGTGTCTTCGATGCCGTCGATCGGGCGCACGACGTGCTCCGCATCCGCCCCGAACTTCGAAGCGACCACGACGTCGCGCGGGAGGACGATCTCGACCCCGAGCTCCTTCGCCTGGGCGAGGTAGCCCTTGACGATATCGATCTGGTCGGCCTCGAGCAGACTGGAGCCGACCTTGTGACCGAGGGCCGCGAGGAACGTGAACAGCATCCCGCCGCCGATGAGCAGCGAGTCGACCCGCGGGAGCAGGTGACCGATGACGCCCAGCTTGTCGGAGACCTTCGAACCGCCGAGGACGACCGCGTACGGGCGCTCGGGGTTCTCGGTCAGCCGGTCAAGCACATCCAGCTCGGTGGCGATGAGCTGACCGGCGGCGCTCGGAAGCGCCTTGGCCAGCTCGTAGACACTGGCCTGCTTGCGGTGCACGACGCCGAACCCATCGGAGACGAAGGCGTCGCCGAACGCGGCCAATTTGGCCGCGAAGGCTGCACGCTCATCGGCGTCTTTGCTGGTCTCCCCCGGGTTGAACCGGAGGTTCTCCAGCAGCACGACGTCGCCGTCGGCGAGGCCTGACACGGCCTCTTCGGCGCCGCCGCCCACGGTGTCACGGGCGAAGGTCACCGGCTTGCCCAGCAGCTCGCAGAGCCGCTGAGCGACCGGGGCCAGGCTGTACTTGGCATCGGGCGCGCCCTCGGGGCGGCCGAGATGGGAGATGACGACCACCTTCGCGCCCTGGTTGATCAGAGCGTTCAGAGTGGGAATCGACGCTCGCACACGGCCATCGTCCGTGATCTGACCATCCTTGAGGGGGACGTTCAGATCGCAGCGGACGATGACGCGCTTGCCGGCGAGCGAACCGAGTGAATCAAGGGTGCGAAGCGTCACGTCGGTTCCCGGTACTAGAGGCGGTCGGCGACGTACTCGGTCAGGTCGACCAGACGGTTGGAGTAACCCCACTCGTTGTCGTACCACGACGCGACCTTGACCTGCGTGCCGATGACCTTCGTGAGACCGGCGTCGAAGATCGACGAGTGCGGGTCGCTGACGATGTCGGTCGAGACGATCGGGTCTTCGGTGTACTTGAGGATGCCCTTGAGGGGACCCTCGGCCGCGGCCTTGTACGCCGCGTTGACCTCGGCGACCGTGACAGGCTTCGACACCTCGACCGTGAGGTCGGTGATCGAACCGGTGATGACCGGGACGCGCAGCGCGTAGCCATCGAGCTTGCCGACAAGCTCCGGGATGACGAGGCCGAGAGCCTTGGCGGCACCGGTCGACGTCGGGATGATGTTCGCGGCGGCCGCACGGGCACGACGGAGGTCGCTGTGCGGGCCGTCCTGCAGGTTCTGGTCGGCGGTGTACGCGTGGACCGTGGTCATGAGACCGCGCTCGATGCCGAAGTTGTCGAGCAGCACCTTGGCAAGCGGGGCGAGGCAGTTAGTCGTGCAGGAAGCGTTTGAGAGGATGTCGCTCACCGCGCTGTCGTAGGTCTCCTCGTTGACGCCGAGGACGATCGTCGCGACGTCATCGCCGGTGGCCGGAGCCGACACGATGACCTTCTTGGCACCGCCGGCGAGGTGCTTGCGCGCATCCTCGGACTTGGTGAACCGTCCGGTGGACTCGATGACGATGTCGACACCCAGCTCGCCCCAGGGCAGGTTGGCCGGGTCGCGCTCTTCGAGAACCTTGATCGGCTTGCCGTTGACGATGATGTTGTCGCCGTCGAGCTCGACGGTGGCATCCAGACGACCGGTGATCGAGTCGTACTTGAGAAGGTGCGCGAGCGCCTTGTTGTCGGTGAGGTCGTTCACGGCGACGATCTCGAGGTCGCTGCCCTTGGCGAGCGCGGCGCGGAAGAAGTTCCGACCAATGCGACCGAACCCGTTGATTCCGATCTTTACGGACACAGATGTCTCCTGTTACTGACGAGGCGCCGACGGCGCACATTTCTTTGGGGATGCATTTTGTTGGGAAGGACCGGACGGCGGTGTCCCGGGAGGTTCCCCTTCCGGGACACCTCTTCCGCTACGACAGTAGCAGCAGCCCCGCGGTCTTTTCGCGCGCCCTGGTGAAGCGCTCCTGAATGTCACCCCAGTTGGTGATGTTCCAGAACGCCTTCACATAATCGGCTTTCACGTTCACGTAGTCGAGGTAGAACGCGTGTTCCCACATGTCGAGCAGCAGCAGCGGAACGGTGGCCGCGGCGAGGTTGCCCTGGTGGTCGTACAGCTGCTCGATGATGAGTTTCTGGCCGAGCGAATCCCAGGCCAGGATCGACCAGCCGGAGCCCTGGATGCCGAGGGCCGAGGCCGTGAAGTGGGCGCGGAACTTGTCGAACGAACCGAAGAACTCGTCGATCGCAGCGGCGAGCTCACCGGTCGGCTTGTCGCCGCCGTCCGGAGACAGGTTGTTCCAGAACACGGTGTGGTTCACGTGGCCGGCGAGGTTGAACGCGAGGTCTTTCTGCAGCTTGTTGACATACGTCAGGTCGTCGGCGTCGCGAGCCTCGGCCAGCTTGACGAGGGCGGTGTTCGCACCGTCGACATACGCCTTGTGGTGCTTGTCGTGGTGCAGCTCCATGATCCGACCGCTGATGTTCGGCTCGAGTGCCGAGTAATCGTAGGGAAGGTCTGCGAGCGTGTAGTCAGCCATTACTCATCTCCAATGTGGTTCCCGGCGCGAGCGGTTCGAACCGGGTTCGAGCGACTTGTCCAGTCTAGTAAAGGCAACCGTCGGCGGCACCGGATGTTCCCATCGGCGTCACAGAGCGGCTCAGACCTCGTCGAGGTCGGCGGGGAGGTTCGCGTCGGTGCCCGGGATCCCCAGGTCGACGGCCTTCTTGTCGGCCATGGCGAGGAGCCGACGGATGCGACCGGCCACCGCATCTTTCGTCATCGGCGGGTCGGCGTGGTGGCCGAGCTCGTCGAGACTGGAGTCGCGGAAGTTCAGCCGGAGTTCACCCGCATAGCGCAGATGCTTCGGCACATCGTCGGCGAGGATCTCGAGAGCCCGCTCCACCCGGGCGCACGCGGCGACCGCCGCCTGCGCCGAACGCCGCAGGTTGGCGTCGTCGAAGTTGACCAGACGGTTGGCGGTCGCCCGCACTTCACGGCGCTGCCGAAGCTGCTCCCAGTTCTCGACCGTCTTCTTCGCGCCCATGTGCACGAGCATCGAGCTGATCGCATCGCCGTCGCGGATGACCACACGGTGCACTCCCCGAACCTCGCGTGCCTTCGCGGCGACGCCGAGACGTCCGGCCGCGCCGACCAGCGCCATCGCCGACTCGTTGCCCGGGCAGGTGATCTCGAGGGCGGCCGACCGGCCCGGATCGGTCAGCGAACCGTGGGCGAGGAACGCGCCGCGCCAGACGGCGGCGAGCTCGTCACGGGAACCGGTGGTCAAACGGTTCGGCAGTCCGCGGATGGGGCGTCGACGGGCATCGAGCAGACCGGTCTGCCGGGCGAGGGTCTCCCCGCCTTCGAGAACCCGCACGAGGTACTGACTCGTCCGCCGCAGGCCGGACGCCGAGATCACGGAGACGTCGCTGCGGACTCCGTACAGCTCGGCGAGGTCTTTGCGCACGCGTCGGGCGAGCTCCGGGGTGTCGAGTTCACTCTCCACCGCGATCCGGCCGCTGATCAGGTGCAGACCGCCGGAGAAACGGAGGATTGTCGCAAGCTCGGCGGCCCGGACAGTGGTCTTGCTGACCTCGACCTTCGTGAGTTCGTCTTTGACGTCGGCGGTGAGAGCCAATCGGGTTCCTTTTCTGTCGTCGGCCGGGGTGGGGCCGGATTCATGCGGCCGGCGTCATTCACGGCCGAGATCGCGGTGTTTGATGTTCACCGCGACCCCTGGGATGTCCTTCAATCGCGTAGCGAGCTCTTCCGCAATCGCTACCGAGCGGTGTTTTCCCCCCGTGCAGCCTACCGCGATCGTGGCATGCCGCTTGTTCTCGCGCTGGTAGCCGGCGAGCACCGGGCGCAGCGCGCCCATGTACGATTCGATGAAATCGAGGGCGCCGGGCTGCTCGAGCACGTAGTCGCGCACGACCTCGTCGAGACCGGTGAACGGCCGCAGCTCGGGGTTCCAGAACGGGTTGGGCAGGAAGCGCGCGTCGGTCACCAGGTCGGCATCTGGCGGCAGGCCGTATTTGAAGCCGAAGCTCATTACGGTGACCTGCACGCCGGCCGTGTTCTCGGCTGCGAAGGTCTCAGTGATGTTCATTGCCAGCTGATGGATGTTCAGGTCGGAGGTGTCCACGATGATGTCGCTGGCCTCACGGATCTCTCGCAGCCGCGACCGTTCGGCGACGATGCCGTCGAGGATCGTGCCGTCGCCCTGCAGCGGGTGCGGTCGACGCACGGCCTCGAAACGTCGGACGAGCACCGCATCCGTCGCCTCCAGGAACAGCACACGCACTTTCGTGCCCTCGCGCAGGCTCTGAACCATGTCGCGGAGATCGGTGAAGAGGTTGCGACCGCGCACGTCGACCACCGCAGCGATGCGGGGAAGGGTCGACCCCGCGCGGCCCGCGAGCTCGATGAGCGGTCGGAGCATCTGCGGCGGAAGGTTGTCGACGACATACCAGTCGAGGTCTTCGAGCGCGTTGGCGACGGTCGAGCGGCCGGCGCCCGACATTCCGGTGACGATCAGCACTTCCTGCTGCTCGTTGTCGGTGGTCATTGGTGGCGCTCCTCCGGTCGGTTCGGTCCCCCAAGCCTAGCGACTGGTGAGCCGCTCGTGGACGGCCGAAGCAAGAGTCGCTCCGACACCGCGCACCTCCGCGATCTGTTCGGGGCTCGCCTTCCTGAGCTGGGCGACCGAACCGAAATGCTTCAGCAGTTCTTTCACCTTCGCCGGCCCGAGCCCGGGGATCTCGCCCAGGACC contains the following coding sequences:
- the zwf gene encoding glucose-6-phosphate dehydrogenase, which produces MSPVEITPEFNPLRLSSDRRLNRIAGPSSLIIFGVTGDLSRKKLMPAVYDLANRGLLPPGFSLVGFARRDWEDQDFEKVVYDAVKQYARTPFQDEVWQQLAQGIRFVPGEFDDDDAFQRLKATVESLDKERGTMGNHAFYLSIPPKAFPLVTEQLRRSGLAEQNDGGGWRRVVIEKPFGSDLKTARELNAVVESVFPADSVFRIDHYLGKETVQNILALRFANELYEPIWNANYVDHVQITMAEDIGVGGRAGYYDGIGAARDVIQNHLLQLLALTAMEEPISFDAADLRAEKEKVLAAVRLPKDLATATARGQYSSGWQGGEKVVGFLDEDGMNPESTTETYAAIKLDIGTRRWAGVPFYLRAGKRLGRRVTEIAVVFKRAPQQLFAESQTSALGQNALVIRVQPDEGVTIRFGSKVPGAGMQVRDVSMDFGYGHAFTEASPEAYERLILDVLLGDPPLFPRHEEVELSWKILDPIEEFWTTQGQPEQYRPGTWGPSSADELLARDGRVWRRP
- a CDS encoding glucose-6-phosphate dehydrogenase assembly protein OpcA — protein: MIVDLPDTTTSKVSKALVKIREEGGAVALGRVLTLVIATNLGQEEEAIEAANDASREHPMRVIVVSTEEERSTTNGDGRLDAQIRVGGDAGASEVIVLRAYGETASDEEGLVTGLLLPDAPVVVWWPGIAPEVVSRSPLGRIATRRITDASAQPDPQAALQHLSKTYAPGDTDFAWTRLTLWRAQLAAVLDQPPYEPIENVEVAGAADSPSTVLLAAWLSLQLQVPVQHDLTSRATGSSGIHGVRMGRASGVIELEREIPNIARLSQPNQPTHDLSLPRRSLRDCLAEELRRLDPDDLYGEVITKGLDQLEAADTGVGSKG
- the pgl gene encoding 6-phosphogluconolactonase, with the protein product MTNERRVLVHPDKQALTGSVAARFLTKTVDILDDLGEANIVLTGGTVGIAVLEAVNASTARDSVDWTKVHFWWGDERFVPKASEDRNDLLAFRALIDHIAVPPENVHAFPASDEIESIDEAAAVYAAELEAFAPDGAKQPRFDITFLGVGPDGHIASLFPDRAGIREAEATVIAVRDSPKPPLERLSLTRPVLNSSDRIWLVLAGADKASALGLALAGASYTEVPVAGAKGRKRTVFFVDKDAAAEVPENLIAPSY
- a CDS encoding RNA polymerase-binding protein RbpA, which encodes MASGGSAIRGSRVGAGPMGEQDRGFHAERITVSYWDALGNETVRHFAANLPDEEIPEVIDSPSSGLPAGRDKENPPSVAKLEPYKTHLAYVKERRTEEEAEQLLEDALNQLRARRGKLTATS
- the secG gene encoding preprotein translocase subunit SecG, whose product is MQILQVVLQVLLGITSLLLTLLILLHKGRGGGLSDMFGGGVTSNLGASGVAERNLNRITVILGLIWIICIVVLGLITKFDSGA
- the tpiA gene encoding triose-phosphate isomerase, whose translation is MAAVSSSVRRTPLIAGNWKMNLDHLQAIAFVQKLAWSLKDASHDFSAVEVSVFPPFTDLRSVQTLVSADKLPLAFGGQDVSEHESGAFTGEISASFLAQLECRYVIIGHSERRTLHNETDEQVAGKVAAALAHNLSPIICVGETAEDLETHGASAVPVAQLRAALVGVKSAADIVVAYEPVWAIGSGQAATPEQAEQVAAALRAVLVEVLGEDVAAKTRILYGGSVKSGNIASFMREPNVDGALVGGASLDVAEFASIVRYQKHVGL
- a CDS encoding phosphoglycerate kinase — protein: MTLRTLDSLGSLAGKRVIVRCDLNVPLKDGQITDDGRVRASIPTLNALINQGAKVVVISHLGRPEGAPDAKYSLAPVAQRLCELLGKPVTFARDTVGGGAEEAVSGLADGDVVLLENLRFNPGETSKDADERAAFAAKLAAFGDAFVSDGFGVVHRKQASVYELAKALPSAAGQLIATELDVLDRLTENPERPYAVVLGGSKVSDKLGVIGHLLPRVDSLLIGGGMLFTFLAALGHKVGSSLLEADQIDIVKGYLAQAKELGVEIVLPRDVVVASKFGADAEHVVRPIDGIEDTDWGSSGLGLDIGPATSQLFAEYVRGARTVFWNGPMGVFELAPFAAGTKAVAQALTEVDGLGVVGGGDSAAAVRALGFRDDQFGHISTGGGASLEFLEGKHLPGLEVLGWQQ
- the gap gene encoding type I glyceraldehyde-3-phosphate dehydrogenase; this encodes MSVKIGINGFGRIGRNFFRAALAKGSDLEIVAVNDLTDNKALAHLLKYDSITGRLDATVELDGDNIIVNGKPIKVLEERDPANLPWGELGVDIVIESTGRFTKSEDARKHLAGGAKKVIVSAPATGDDVATIVLGVNEETYDSAVSDILSNASCTTNCLAPLAKVLLDNFGIERGLMTTVHAYTADQNLQDGPHSDLRRARAAAANIIPTSTGAAKALGLVIPELVGKLDGYALRVPVITGSITDLTVEVSKPVTVAEVNAAYKAAAEGPLKGILKYTEDPIVSTDIVSDPHSSIFDAGLTKVIGTQVKVASWYDNEWGYSNRLVDLTEYVADRL
- a CDS encoding superoxide dismutase; this translates as MADYTLADLPYDYSALEPNISGRIMELHHDKHHKAYVDGANTALVKLAEARDADDLTYVNKLQKDLAFNLAGHVNHTVFWNNLSPDGGDKPTGELAAAIDEFFGSFDKFRAHFTASALGIQGSGWSILAWDSLGQKLIIEQLYDHQGNLAAATVPLLLLDMWEHAFYLDYVNVKADYVKAFWNITNWGDIQERFTRAREKTAGLLLLS
- the whiA gene encoding DNA-binding protein WhiA, whose protein sequence is MALTADVKDELTKVEVSKTTVRAAELATILRFSGGLHLISGRIAVESELDTPELARRVRKDLAELYGVRSDVSVISASGLRRTSQYLVRVLEGGETLARQTGLLDARRRPIRGLPNRLTTGSRDELAAVWRGAFLAHGSLTDPGRSAALEITCPGNESAMALVGAAGRLGVAAKAREVRGVHRVVIRDGDAISSMLVHMGAKKTVENWEQLRQRREVRATANRLVNFDDANLRRSAQAAVAACARVERALEILADDVPKHLRYAGELRLNFRDSSLDELGHHADPPMTKDAVAGRIRRLLAMADKKAVDLGIPGTDANLPADLDEV
- the rapZ gene encoding RNase adapter RapZ, which produces MTTDNEQQEVLIVTGMSGAGRSTVANALEDLDWYVVDNLPPQMLRPLIELAGRAGSTLPRIAAVVDVRGRNLFTDLRDMVQSLREGTKVRVLFLEATDAVLVRRFEAVRRPHPLQGDGTILDGIVAERSRLREIREASDIIVDTSDLNIHQLAMNITETFAAENTAGVQVTVMSFGFKYGLPPDADLVTDARFLPNPFWNPELRPFTGLDEVVRDYVLEQPGALDFIESYMGALRPVLAGYQRENKRHATIAVGCTGGKHRSVAIAEELATRLKDIPGVAVNIKHRDLGRE